From Corvus moneduloides isolate bCorMon1 chromosome 2, bCorMon1.pri, whole genome shotgun sequence, one genomic window encodes:
- the RNF121 gene encoding RING finger protein 121 isoform X8, whose translation MRPKWRVWQLLHSSPLLIGCWGSAAPSDWPKVDLSHLSPEERWRVEHVRMHAKHRGHEAMHAEMVLILIATLVVAQLLLVQWKQRHPRSYNMVTLFQMWVVPLYFTIKLNWWRFLVIWVLFSAVTAFVTFRATRKPLVQTTPRLVYKWFLLIYKISYATGIVGYMAVMFTLFGLNLLFRIKPEDAMDFGISLLFYGLYYGVLERDFAEMCADYMASTIGFPLTCRSPGFMSSASGAGALSGRSRRVHTAKRRWISRGCSVIPGRGHTSCMGSCWTGCATWWPGSQ comes from the exons ATGCGCCCGAAGTGGCGCGTCTGGCAGCTGCTCCACTCCTCCCCTCTCCTGATTGGCTGTTGGGGCAGCGCCGCGCCCAGCGATTGGCCCAAG gTTGATCTTTCACACTTGTCCCCAGAGGAGAGATGGAG GGTGGAGCACGTACGGATGCATGCCAAGCACCGTGGGCACGAGGCGATGCATGCCGAAATGGTCCTCATCCTCATTGCCACGCTTGTGgtggcacagctcctcctggttCAGTGGAAGCAGCGGCACCCTCGCTCCTACAAT ATGGTGACCCTCTTCCAGATGTGGGTAGTGCCTCTGTATTTCACTATCAAGCTGAACTGGTGGCGGTTCCTGGTGATCTGGGTGCTCTTCTCAGCAGTCACAGCTTTTGTCACCTTCCGGGCAACTCGAAAGCCTCTGGTACAGACAACACCCAG GCTGGTTTATAAATGGTTTCTACTAATATACAAGATCAGCTATGCTACTGGGATCGTGGGGTACATGGCTGTCATGTTTACGCTTTTTGGTCTTAACTTATTATTCAG AATCAAACCAGAAGATGCGATGGACTTCGGCATCTCCCTCCTCTTCTATGGTCTTTACTACGGAGTGCTGGAACGGGACTTTGCTGAAATGTGTGCGGATTACATGGCCTCAACCATCGGG TTCCCCTTAACATGCCGCTCCCCAGGTTTCATGAGTTCTGCATCCGGGGCTGGTGCATTGTCGGGAAGAAGCAGACGTGTCCATACTGCAAAGAGAAGGTGGATCTCAAGAGGATGTTCAGTAATCC ctgggagaggCCACACGTCATGTATGGGCAGCTGCTGGACTGGCTGCGCTACTTGGTGGCCTGGCAGCCAGTGA
- the RNF121 gene encoding RING finger protein 121 isoform X4 produces the protein MAAVLEVEVGGPVEREVDLSHLSPEERWRVEHVRMHAKHRGHEAMHAEMVLILIATLVVAQLLLVQWKQRHPRSYNMVTLFQMWVVPLYFTIKLNWWRFLVIWVLFSAVTAFVTFRATRKPLVQTTPRFVCCSCGSSSAPGLVYKWFLLIYKISYATGIVGYMAVMFTLFGLNLLFRIKPEDAMDFGISLLFYGLYYGVLERDFAEMCADYMASTIGFYSASGMPTKHLSDSVCAVCGQQIFVDVNEEGIIENTYRLSCNHVFHEFCIRGWCIVGKKQTCPYCKEKVDLKRMFSNPWERPHVMYGQLLDWLRYLVAWQPVIIGLVQGINYILGLE, from the exons ATGGCGGCCGTGCTGGAGGTGGAGGTTGGCGGCCCCGTTGAGCGTGAG gTTGATCTTTCACACTTGTCCCCAGAGGAGAGATGGAG GGTGGAGCACGTACGGATGCATGCCAAGCACCGTGGGCACGAGGCGATGCATGCCGAAATGGTCCTCATCCTCATTGCCACGCTTGTGgtggcacagctcctcctggttCAGTGGAAGCAGCGGCACCCTCGCTCCTACAAT ATGGTGACCCTCTTCCAGATGTGGGTAGTGCCTCTGTATTTCACTATCAAGCTGAACTGGTGGCGGTTCCTGGTGATCTGGGTGCTCTTCTCAGCAGTCACAGCTTTTGTCACCTTCCGGGCAACTCGAAAGCCTCTGGTACAGACAACACCCAGGTTTGTCTGCTGTTCCTGCGGAAGCTCCTCAGCCCCAGG GCTGGTTTATAAATGGTTTCTACTAATATACAAGATCAGCTATGCTACTGGGATCGTGGGGTACATGGCTGTCATGTTTACGCTTTTTGGTCTTAACTTATTATTCAG AATCAAACCAGAAGATGCGATGGACTTCGGCATCTCCCTCCTCTTCTATGGTCTTTACTACGGAGTGCTGGAACGGGACTTTGCTGAAATGTGTGCGGATTACATGGCCTCAACCATCGGG TTCTACAGCGCCTCAGGGATGCCCACCAAGCACCTCTCCGACAGCGTCTGTGCCGTCTGTGGCCAGCAGATCTTCGTGGATGTCAATGAGGAGGGGATCATTGAGAACACCTACCGCCTCTCCTGCAACCACGT GTTTCATGAGTTCTGCATCCGGGGCTGGTGCATTGTCGGGAAGAAGCAGACGTGTCCATACTGCAAAGAGAAGGTGGATCTCAAGAGGATGTTCAGTAATCC ctgggagaggCCACACGTCATGTATGGGCAGCTGCTGGACTGGCTGCGCTACTTGGTGGCCTGGCAGCCAGTGATCATCGGACTGGTCCAGGGAATCAACTACATCCTGGGGCTGGAGTAA
- the RNF121 gene encoding RING finger protein 121 isoform X1, which produces MRPKWRVWQLLHSSPLLIGCWGSAAPSDWPKVDLSHLSPEERWRVEHVRMHAKHRGHEAMHAEMVLILIATLVVAQLLLVQWKQRHPRSYNMVTLFQMWVVPLYFTIKLNWWRFLVIWVLFSAVTAFVTFRATRKPLVQTTPRFVCCSCGSSSAPGLVYKWFLLIYKISYATGIVGYMAVMFTLFGLNLLFRIKPEDAMDFGISLLFYGLYYGVLERDFAEMCADYMASTIGFYSASGMPTKHLSDSVCAVCGQQIFVDVNEEGIIENTYRLSCNHVFHEFCIRGWCIVGKKQTCPYCKEKVDLKRMFSNPWERPHVMYGQLLDWLRYLVAWQPVIIGLVQGINYILGLE; this is translated from the exons ATGCGCCCGAAGTGGCGCGTCTGGCAGCTGCTCCACTCCTCCCCTCTCCTGATTGGCTGTTGGGGCAGCGCCGCGCCCAGCGATTGGCCCAAG gTTGATCTTTCACACTTGTCCCCAGAGGAGAGATGGAG GGTGGAGCACGTACGGATGCATGCCAAGCACCGTGGGCACGAGGCGATGCATGCCGAAATGGTCCTCATCCTCATTGCCACGCTTGTGgtggcacagctcctcctggttCAGTGGAAGCAGCGGCACCCTCGCTCCTACAAT ATGGTGACCCTCTTCCAGATGTGGGTAGTGCCTCTGTATTTCACTATCAAGCTGAACTGGTGGCGGTTCCTGGTGATCTGGGTGCTCTTCTCAGCAGTCACAGCTTTTGTCACCTTCCGGGCAACTCGAAAGCCTCTGGTACAGACAACACCCAGGTTTGTCTGCTGTTCCTGCGGAAGCTCCTCAGCCCCAGG GCTGGTTTATAAATGGTTTCTACTAATATACAAGATCAGCTATGCTACTGGGATCGTGGGGTACATGGCTGTCATGTTTACGCTTTTTGGTCTTAACTTATTATTCAG AATCAAACCAGAAGATGCGATGGACTTCGGCATCTCCCTCCTCTTCTATGGTCTTTACTACGGAGTGCTGGAACGGGACTTTGCTGAAATGTGTGCGGATTACATGGCCTCAACCATCGGG TTCTACAGCGCCTCAGGGATGCCCACCAAGCACCTCTCCGACAGCGTCTGTGCCGTCTGTGGCCAGCAGATCTTCGTGGATGTCAATGAGGAGGGGATCATTGAGAACACCTACCGCCTCTCCTGCAACCACGT GTTTCATGAGTTCTGCATCCGGGGCTGGTGCATTGTCGGGAAGAAGCAGACGTGTCCATACTGCAAAGAGAAGGTGGATCTCAAGAGGATGTTCAGTAATCC ctgggagaggCCACACGTCATGTATGGGCAGCTGCTGGACTGGCTGCGCTACTTGGTGGCCTGGCAGCCAGTGATCATCGGACTGGTCCAGGGAATCAACTACATCCTGGGGCTGGAGTAA
- the IL18BP gene encoding interleukin-18-binding protein isoform X1 yields the protein MDRSGGQTALRSTSRDLRDPGRRMLGGTGASQTRGVLGGCEGPLGAPAWILLLCWGLAARCTGAMALPPPSITILRMPAEPPHPGESVTVSCEALSGLPELTLLYWLENGSFVESLHPDGAVREGTVQEALEGSGLTLHRDLHFSSFNTQHLHTNFTCVVLSPLGVDTREVRWPFPALAPVTGKSAGLG from the exons ATGGACCGGAGCGGTGGGCAGACAGCCTTGAGGAGCACCAGCCGCGACTTGAGGGACCCGGGGAGGAGGATGCTGGGGGGTACGGGAGCATCCCAGACTCGGGGGGTGCTGGGTGGATGCGAGG GGCCCCTGGGAGCCCCCGCTTGgatcctcctgctctgctggggccTGGCCGCTCGCTGCACAG GTGCCATGGCCTTGCCGCCGCCCAGCATCACCATCCTGCGGATGCCGGCAGAGCCCCCCCACCCAG GTGAGAGCGTGACCGTGTCGTGCGAGGCGTTGAGTGGACTGCCGGAGCTGACGCTGCTCTACTGGCTGGAGAACGGCTCCTTCGTGGAGAGCCTGCACCCGGACGGGGCTGTGCGTGAGGGGACAGTGCA AGAGGCGCTGGAGGGCTCAGGGTTGACCCTGCACCGTGACCTGCACTTCAGCTCCTTcaacacccagcacctgcacacCAACTTCACCTGCGTGGTGCTCAGTCCCCTCGGTGTCGACACCAGGGAGGTGCGATGGCCATTCCCAGCACTGGCCCCTGTCACTGGCAAGAGtgcggggctgggctga
- the IL18BP gene encoding interleukin-18-binding protein isoform X3, with product MDRSGPLGAPAWILLLCWGLAARCTGAMALPPPSITILRMPAEPPHPGESVTVSCEALSGLPELTLLYWLENGSFVESLHPDGAVREGTVQEALEGSGLTLHRDLHFSSFNTQHLHTNFTCVVLSPLGVDTREVRWPFPALAPVTGKSAGLG from the exons ATGGACCGGAGCG GGCCCCTGGGAGCCCCCGCTTGgatcctcctgctctgctggggccTGGCCGCTCGCTGCACAG GTGCCATGGCCTTGCCGCCGCCCAGCATCACCATCCTGCGGATGCCGGCAGAGCCCCCCCACCCAG GTGAGAGCGTGACCGTGTCGTGCGAGGCGTTGAGTGGACTGCCGGAGCTGACGCTGCTCTACTGGCTGGAGAACGGCTCCTTCGTGGAGAGCCTGCACCCGGACGGGGCTGTGCGTGAGGGGACAGTGCA AGAGGCGCTGGAGGGCTCAGGGTTGACCCTGCACCGTGACCTGCACTTCAGCTCCTTcaacacccagcacctgcacacCAACTTCACCTGCGTGGTGCTCAGTCCCCTCGGTGTCGACACCAGGGAGGTGCGATGGCCATTCCCAGCACTGGCCCCTGTCACTGGCAAGAGtgcggggctgggctga
- the RNF121 gene encoding RING finger protein 121 isoform X2, whose protein sequence is MAAVLEVEVGGPVEREVEEVDLSHLSPEERWRVEHVRMHAKHRGHEAMHAEMVLILIATLVVAQLLLVQWKQRHPRSYNMVTLFQMWVVPLYFTIKLNWWRFLVIWVLFSAVTAFVTFRATRKPLVQTTPRFVCCSCGSSSAPGLVYKWFLLIYKISYATGIVGYMAVMFTLFGLNLLFRIKPEDAMDFGISLLFYGLYYGVLERDFAEMCADYMASTIGFYSASGMPTKHLSDSVCAVCGQQIFVDVNEEGIIENTYRLSCNHVFHEFCIRGWCIVGKKQTCPYCKEKVDLKRMFSNPWERPHVMYGQLLDWLRYLVAWQPVIIGLVQGINYILGLE, encoded by the exons ATGGCGGCCGTGCTGGAGGTGGAGGTTGGCGGCCCCGTTGAGCGTGAGGTGGAGGAG gTTGATCTTTCACACTTGTCCCCAGAGGAGAGATGGAG GGTGGAGCACGTACGGATGCATGCCAAGCACCGTGGGCACGAGGCGATGCATGCCGAAATGGTCCTCATCCTCATTGCCACGCTTGTGgtggcacagctcctcctggttCAGTGGAAGCAGCGGCACCCTCGCTCCTACAAT ATGGTGACCCTCTTCCAGATGTGGGTAGTGCCTCTGTATTTCACTATCAAGCTGAACTGGTGGCGGTTCCTGGTGATCTGGGTGCTCTTCTCAGCAGTCACAGCTTTTGTCACCTTCCGGGCAACTCGAAAGCCTCTGGTACAGACAACACCCAGGTTTGTCTGCTGTTCCTGCGGAAGCTCCTCAGCCCCAGG GCTGGTTTATAAATGGTTTCTACTAATATACAAGATCAGCTATGCTACTGGGATCGTGGGGTACATGGCTGTCATGTTTACGCTTTTTGGTCTTAACTTATTATTCAG AATCAAACCAGAAGATGCGATGGACTTCGGCATCTCCCTCCTCTTCTATGGTCTTTACTACGGAGTGCTGGAACGGGACTTTGCTGAAATGTGTGCGGATTACATGGCCTCAACCATCGGG TTCTACAGCGCCTCAGGGATGCCCACCAAGCACCTCTCCGACAGCGTCTGTGCCGTCTGTGGCCAGCAGATCTTCGTGGATGTCAATGAGGAGGGGATCATTGAGAACACCTACCGCCTCTCCTGCAACCACGT GTTTCATGAGTTCTGCATCCGGGGCTGGTGCATTGTCGGGAAGAAGCAGACGTGTCCATACTGCAAAGAGAAGGTGGATCTCAAGAGGATGTTCAGTAATCC ctgggagaggCCACACGTCATGTATGGGCAGCTGCTGGACTGGCTGCGCTACTTGGTGGCCTGGCAGCCAGTGATCATCGGACTGGTCCAGGGAATCAACTACATCCTGGGGCTGGAGTAA
- the RNF121 gene encoding RING finger protein 121 isoform X3, with protein MRPKWRVWQLLHSSPLLIGCWGSAAPSDWPKVDLSHLSPEERWRVEHVRMHAKHRGHEAMHAEMVLILIATLVVAQLLLVQWKQRHPRSYNMVTLFQMWVVPLYFTIKLNWWRFLVIWVLFSAVTAFVTFRATRKPLVQTTPRLVYKWFLLIYKISYATGIVGYMAVMFTLFGLNLLFRIKPEDAMDFGISLLFYGLYYGVLERDFAEMCADYMASTIGFYSASGMPTKHLSDSVCAVCGQQIFVDVNEEGIIENTYRLSCNHVFHEFCIRGWCIVGKKQTCPYCKEKVDLKRMFSNPWERPHVMYGQLLDWLRYLVAWQPVIIGLVQGINYILGLE; from the exons ATGCGCCCGAAGTGGCGCGTCTGGCAGCTGCTCCACTCCTCCCCTCTCCTGATTGGCTGTTGGGGCAGCGCCGCGCCCAGCGATTGGCCCAAG gTTGATCTTTCACACTTGTCCCCAGAGGAGAGATGGAG GGTGGAGCACGTACGGATGCATGCCAAGCACCGTGGGCACGAGGCGATGCATGCCGAAATGGTCCTCATCCTCATTGCCACGCTTGTGgtggcacagctcctcctggttCAGTGGAAGCAGCGGCACCCTCGCTCCTACAAT ATGGTGACCCTCTTCCAGATGTGGGTAGTGCCTCTGTATTTCACTATCAAGCTGAACTGGTGGCGGTTCCTGGTGATCTGGGTGCTCTTCTCAGCAGTCACAGCTTTTGTCACCTTCCGGGCAACTCGAAAGCCTCTGGTACAGACAACACCCAG GCTGGTTTATAAATGGTTTCTACTAATATACAAGATCAGCTATGCTACTGGGATCGTGGGGTACATGGCTGTCATGTTTACGCTTTTTGGTCTTAACTTATTATTCAG AATCAAACCAGAAGATGCGATGGACTTCGGCATCTCCCTCCTCTTCTATGGTCTTTACTACGGAGTGCTGGAACGGGACTTTGCTGAAATGTGTGCGGATTACATGGCCTCAACCATCGGG TTCTACAGCGCCTCAGGGATGCCCACCAAGCACCTCTCCGACAGCGTCTGTGCCGTCTGTGGCCAGCAGATCTTCGTGGATGTCAATGAGGAGGGGATCATTGAGAACACCTACCGCCTCTCCTGCAACCACGT GTTTCATGAGTTCTGCATCCGGGGCTGGTGCATTGTCGGGAAGAAGCAGACGTGTCCATACTGCAAAGAGAAGGTGGATCTCAAGAGGATGTTCAGTAATCC ctgggagaggCCACACGTCATGTATGGGCAGCTGCTGGACTGGCTGCGCTACTTGGTGGCCTGGCAGCCAGTGATCATCGGACTGGTCCAGGGAATCAACTACATCCTGGGGCTGGAGTAA
- the IL18BP gene encoding interleukin-18-binding protein isoform X2 — protein MDRSGGQTALRSTSRDLRDPGRRMLGGPLGAPAWILLLCWGLAARCTGAMALPPPSITILRMPAEPPHPGESVTVSCEALSGLPELTLLYWLENGSFVESLHPDGAVREGTVQEALEGSGLTLHRDLHFSSFNTQHLHTNFTCVVLSPLGVDTREVRWPFPALAPVTGKSAGLG, from the exons ATGGACCGGAGCGGTGGGCAGACAGCCTTGAGGAGCACCAGCCGCGACTTGAGGGACCCGGGGAGGAGGATGCTGGGGG GGCCCCTGGGAGCCCCCGCTTGgatcctcctgctctgctggggccTGGCCGCTCGCTGCACAG GTGCCATGGCCTTGCCGCCGCCCAGCATCACCATCCTGCGGATGCCGGCAGAGCCCCCCCACCCAG GTGAGAGCGTGACCGTGTCGTGCGAGGCGTTGAGTGGACTGCCGGAGCTGACGCTGCTCTACTGGCTGGAGAACGGCTCCTTCGTGGAGAGCCTGCACCCGGACGGGGCTGTGCGTGAGGGGACAGTGCA AGAGGCGCTGGAGGGCTCAGGGTTGACCCTGCACCGTGACCTGCACTTCAGCTCCTTcaacacccagcacctgcacacCAACTTCACCTGCGTGGTGCTCAGTCCCCTCGGTGTCGACACCAGGGAGGTGCGATGGCCATTCCCAGCACTGGCCCCTGTCACTGGCAAGAGtgcggggctgggctga
- the RNF121 gene encoding RING finger protein 121 isoform X5 has translation MAAVLEVEVGGPVEREVEEVDLSHLSPEERWRVEHVRMHAKHRGHEAMHAEMVLILIATLVVAQLLLVQWKQRHPRSYNMVTLFQMWVVPLYFTIKLNWWRFLVIWVLFSAVTAFVTFRATRKPLVQTTPRLVYKWFLLIYKISYATGIVGYMAVMFTLFGLNLLFRIKPEDAMDFGISLLFYGLYYGVLERDFAEMCADYMASTIGFYSASGMPTKHLSDSVCAVCGQQIFVDVNEEGIIENTYRLSCNHVFHEFCIRGWCIVGKKQTCPYCKEKVDLKRMFSNPWERPHVMYGQLLDWLRYLVAWQPVIIGLVQGINYILGLE, from the exons ATGGCGGCCGTGCTGGAGGTGGAGGTTGGCGGCCCCGTTGAGCGTGAGGTGGAGGAG gTTGATCTTTCACACTTGTCCCCAGAGGAGAGATGGAG GGTGGAGCACGTACGGATGCATGCCAAGCACCGTGGGCACGAGGCGATGCATGCCGAAATGGTCCTCATCCTCATTGCCACGCTTGTGgtggcacagctcctcctggttCAGTGGAAGCAGCGGCACCCTCGCTCCTACAAT ATGGTGACCCTCTTCCAGATGTGGGTAGTGCCTCTGTATTTCACTATCAAGCTGAACTGGTGGCGGTTCCTGGTGATCTGGGTGCTCTTCTCAGCAGTCACAGCTTTTGTCACCTTCCGGGCAACTCGAAAGCCTCTGGTACAGACAACACCCAG GCTGGTTTATAAATGGTTTCTACTAATATACAAGATCAGCTATGCTACTGGGATCGTGGGGTACATGGCTGTCATGTTTACGCTTTTTGGTCTTAACTTATTATTCAG AATCAAACCAGAAGATGCGATGGACTTCGGCATCTCCCTCCTCTTCTATGGTCTTTACTACGGAGTGCTGGAACGGGACTTTGCTGAAATGTGTGCGGATTACATGGCCTCAACCATCGGG TTCTACAGCGCCTCAGGGATGCCCACCAAGCACCTCTCCGACAGCGTCTGTGCCGTCTGTGGCCAGCAGATCTTCGTGGATGTCAATGAGGAGGGGATCATTGAGAACACCTACCGCCTCTCCTGCAACCACGT GTTTCATGAGTTCTGCATCCGGGGCTGGTGCATTGTCGGGAAGAAGCAGACGTGTCCATACTGCAAAGAGAAGGTGGATCTCAAGAGGATGTTCAGTAATCC ctgggagaggCCACACGTCATGTATGGGCAGCTGCTGGACTGGCTGCGCTACTTGGTGGCCTGGCAGCCAGTGATCATCGGACTGGTCCAGGGAATCAACTACATCCTGGGGCTGGAGTAA
- the RNF121 gene encoding RING finger protein 121 isoform X6: MRPKWRVWQLLHSSPLLIGCWGSAAPSDWPKVDLSHLSPEERWRVEHVRMHAKHRGHEAMHAEMVLILIATLVVAQLLLVQWKQRHPRSYNMVTLFQMWVVPLYFTIKLNWWRFLVIWVLFSAVTAFVTFRATRKPLVQTTPRFVCCSCGSSSAPGLVYKWFLLIYKISYATGIVGYMAVMFTLFGLNLLFRIKPEDAMDFGISLLFYGLYYGVLERDFAEMCADYMASTIGFPLTCRSPGFMSSASGAGALSGRSRRVHTAKRRWISRGCSVIPGRGHTSCMGSCWTGCATWWPGSQ, from the exons ATGCGCCCGAAGTGGCGCGTCTGGCAGCTGCTCCACTCCTCCCCTCTCCTGATTGGCTGTTGGGGCAGCGCCGCGCCCAGCGATTGGCCCAAG gTTGATCTTTCACACTTGTCCCCAGAGGAGAGATGGAG GGTGGAGCACGTACGGATGCATGCCAAGCACCGTGGGCACGAGGCGATGCATGCCGAAATGGTCCTCATCCTCATTGCCACGCTTGTGgtggcacagctcctcctggttCAGTGGAAGCAGCGGCACCCTCGCTCCTACAAT ATGGTGACCCTCTTCCAGATGTGGGTAGTGCCTCTGTATTTCACTATCAAGCTGAACTGGTGGCGGTTCCTGGTGATCTGGGTGCTCTTCTCAGCAGTCACAGCTTTTGTCACCTTCCGGGCAACTCGAAAGCCTCTGGTACAGACAACACCCAGGTTTGTCTGCTGTTCCTGCGGAAGCTCCTCAGCCCCAGG GCTGGTTTATAAATGGTTTCTACTAATATACAAGATCAGCTATGCTACTGGGATCGTGGGGTACATGGCTGTCATGTTTACGCTTTTTGGTCTTAACTTATTATTCAG AATCAAACCAGAAGATGCGATGGACTTCGGCATCTCCCTCCTCTTCTATGGTCTTTACTACGGAGTGCTGGAACGGGACTTTGCTGAAATGTGTGCGGATTACATGGCCTCAACCATCGGG TTCCCCTTAACATGCCGCTCCCCAGGTTTCATGAGTTCTGCATCCGGGGCTGGTGCATTGTCGGGAAGAAGCAGACGTGTCCATACTGCAAAGAGAAGGTGGATCTCAAGAGGATGTTCAGTAATCC ctgggagaggCCACACGTCATGTATGGGCAGCTGCTGGACTGGCTGCGCTACTTGGTGGCCTGGCAGCCAGTGA
- the RNF121 gene encoding RING finger protein 121 isoform X7: protein MAAVLEVEVGGPVEREVEEVDLSHLSPEERWRVEHVRMHAKHRGHEAMHAEMVLILIATLVVAQLLLVQWKQRHPRSYNMVTLFQMWVVPLYFTIKLNWWRFLVIWVLFSAVTAFVTFRATRKPLVQTTPRLVYKWFLLIYKISYATGIVGYMAVMFTLFGLNLLFRIKPEDAMDFGISLLFYGLYYGVLERDFAEMCADYMASTIGFYSASGMPTKHLSDSVCAVCGQQIFVDVNEEGIIENTYRLSCNHVFHEFCIRGWCIVGKKQTCPYCKEKVDLKRMFSNPSCPAGRGHTSCMGSCWTGCATWWPGSQ from the exons ATGGCGGCCGTGCTGGAGGTGGAGGTTGGCGGCCCCGTTGAGCGTGAGGTGGAGGAG gTTGATCTTTCACACTTGTCCCCAGAGGAGAGATGGAG GGTGGAGCACGTACGGATGCATGCCAAGCACCGTGGGCACGAGGCGATGCATGCCGAAATGGTCCTCATCCTCATTGCCACGCTTGTGgtggcacagctcctcctggttCAGTGGAAGCAGCGGCACCCTCGCTCCTACAAT ATGGTGACCCTCTTCCAGATGTGGGTAGTGCCTCTGTATTTCACTATCAAGCTGAACTGGTGGCGGTTCCTGGTGATCTGGGTGCTCTTCTCAGCAGTCACAGCTTTTGTCACCTTCCGGGCAACTCGAAAGCCTCTGGTACAGACAACACCCAG GCTGGTTTATAAATGGTTTCTACTAATATACAAGATCAGCTATGCTACTGGGATCGTGGGGTACATGGCTGTCATGTTTACGCTTTTTGGTCTTAACTTATTATTCAG AATCAAACCAGAAGATGCGATGGACTTCGGCATCTCCCTCCTCTTCTATGGTCTTTACTACGGAGTGCTGGAACGGGACTTTGCTGAAATGTGTGCGGATTACATGGCCTCAACCATCGGG TTCTACAGCGCCTCAGGGATGCCCACCAAGCACCTCTCCGACAGCGTCTGTGCCGTCTGTGGCCAGCAGATCTTCGTGGATGTCAATGAGGAGGGGATCATTGAGAACACCTACCGCCTCTCCTGCAACCACGT GTTTCATGAGTTCTGCATCCGGGGCTGGTGCATTGTCGGGAAGAAGCAGACGTGTCCATACTGCAAAGAGAAGGTGGATCTCAAGAGGATGTTCAGTAA TccttcctgcccagctgggagaggCCACACGTCATGTATGGGCAGCTGCTGGACTGGCTGCGCTACTTGGTGGCCTGGCAGCCAGTGA